DNA sequence from the Glycine soja cultivar W05 chromosome 18, ASM419377v2, whole genome shotgun sequence genome:
aaagttaagatgaAGCAAGAGACAATTGAAGACCACAATCAAACTTCCAATGTTCATGTAATTCATTGAAACGCTATTGATTTCACTTTCCAAAACACAAACTCCCTGATTCTAGTTCTTTGAACTAACCTTCTATATCCGTTATAGAAAAGGTTAAACCTACAGCAGCAAAAGAATTAACACGAAAAGTAGGCATCATCATCTATATTCCTCTGGCAATCGGTAACTTGGCATGACTATTTTATCTGCAAACATTTTGCTAGTTTTTGGCATAACATGCCAATGCAAAGTCAGATTATATTCTTTGCCACGCAAATTGCTTCCCTGGacatgaaaaaatagaaataaataaggCCTAAAGAAATCTGAAgcaaatcataaattaaaacatcCTTTGAGAGTTTGTATACCTGGTCAATGAAGCGGTGCTTATTTGATGTATGAATCCAAAACTTGGCATGCTCTTTAGAGGGAAGGATACCACCCCATAGAGATATCTGTAAAATGGCATTTCAAGAACCTAATCAACATTTGTGACACGACATATACGAAAAATGGCACAGATACAACATATTATGCAGCAAAAGCACAACTATCTGAGTGACATGCATAGTCTAAACAAACTCTGAAGCTACTATTACTATGGCTTCATTTTATTCTTTCCTTTATAAAAAGGAGCCGACAAGTGACAACCTTAATTacagtttaaatattttatttcaaatgtaGAAGCAAACAAACTAATAAACTCACCTGATTGAAGGAATTCTTAGGAGTTTCATACTCAGCAGCTAGAGACACAAAAACCTGCAGCCATACAAAATGACACAAAACTAGTCCTGAAATTCTACATTCCAATATGTTCAGAATAATAATTGATCATTAATAAGGATCTCATGGTTAAGTAAAATTAAGCAGTTCCAACATTTCCATAGAAATAAAACTTTgtacacaaataaaaatgaaagggcCAGAAGATAAATATTCGATGAAATGAAACAAGATATAACAATAGATAAGACACGCATTATGAAGGGAGacatagaaaagaaaaagacgaAAGAAATGATAATGAAAAATGGGAATAAATAGTGATATTTGAATACGAGAGAAAGGGTTGATGAGACAATAATAGGATATGCAATTGTGAGAGCATGTGGTGAGAAATATGAGGAGCATGTGTTAGGAATCAATTTTATATGTCATCCTAGTGTTTAGTGTTGTGTTGTGGCCTTGAGGGAGTGGGATTGGGGAATGAAATAGATAATTTGGTGGGAAAAAGTGGGTGTGAAAATAGAGTTTAAtacgtatgcaattttgcattgaaaacaattaattctttttatttgctctattttttgttttgatatatttattgttctttACAGAGGTCTTAGACTAATAAGAATAAagtaatattaattcaaattgctataattcaaaataactaattaattattagtgctaaatttgttaattagagtcatattttaacatttttaattatttttttcttgtttactttgaATATCTCACTATAATAGAATGCTATTAGGTTGATCTTATCCAACAGTTAAAAACacgtttaaatatatatatatatatatatatatatatatatatatatatatatatatatatgtatatatgtatgtgtccaaaaataaatcttaattggtataattatatcattcaattaaataaaaaaaataacgaaGTTCCAACCTCGTTTGTCAACGAGAGGATTGTTTCACTATACGTCCATTAAACAGTTAAACCCATATGATAACTCTCAATGACACcgaataaatttaaacaatgatAATAAGTAGTGAAAATAATTAACCAAATAAAAATCGTGTAGTCACTAACTACGCATTTATAGCACAagctaattttaactaatttcatTATATTTCCTTACACTTACCTACAAGTGACAAAAATGATCGTGTTATAGAGAAATTTCTGAAATAGAATTAATGAGCACAAGAATGCGGCCCCAAATACTGCACATCCTTGGAAATTCTTCAGAAACTGTTATTTTGCCTATCA
Encoded proteins:
- the LOC114396225 gene encoding signal peptidase complex subunit 3A-like, producing SIIILNILECRISGLVLCHFVWLQVFVSLAAEYETPKNSFNQISLWGGILPSKEHAKFWIHTSNKHRFIDQGSNLRGKEYNLTLHWHVMPKTSKMFADKIVMPSYRLPEEYR